A genomic stretch from Candidatus Hydrogenisulfobacillus filiaventi includes:
- the cysK gene encoding cysteine synthase (Evidence 2a : Function from experimental evidences in other organisms; PubMedId : 11390694, 15760717, 16267287, 16513748, 17056751, 18974048; Product type e : enzyme): protein MADITALIGNTPLVRLQELSERTGIEVWAKLEMFNPGGSVKDRTAWALIRDAEARGRLGPGTVLIEATSGNTGIALAMVAAARGLRLRLCMPAGQSEERRQLFWAYGAQLEETPREEGTPGAIRRARELEAELPGALWLRQHENPANPRVHEETTGPEIWRQTGGRVDLVVAGVGTGGTITGVGRFLKRCRPAVRLVAVEPAASAVLSGRPRGPHRIQGIGAGFVPAVLDTGLLDEVVAVEDEAAWEAARRLARREGILAGLSSGAAYVAAERVLNRDPRPGSVCVVIFPDSGERYLSLGLYRPSPE from the coding sequence ATGGCCGATATCACGGCGCTTATCGGGAACACCCCCCTGGTCCGCCTGCAGGAGCTGTCGGAGCGGACCGGGATCGAGGTGTGGGCCAAGCTGGAGATGTTCAACCCCGGGGGGTCGGTCAAGGACCGGACCGCCTGGGCCTTAATCCGGGACGCCGAGGCGCGGGGGCGCTTGGGCCCCGGAACTGTCCTGATCGAGGCCACCAGCGGCAACACCGGCATCGCCCTGGCGATGGTGGCAGCGGCGCGGGGGCTCCGGCTCCGGCTGTGCATGCCGGCCGGGCAGAGCGAGGAGCGCCGCCAGCTGTTCTGGGCCTATGGCGCCCAACTGGAGGAAACGCCGCGGGAGGAAGGGACCCCCGGGGCCATCCGCCGGGCCCGGGAACTGGAGGCGGAACTGCCCGGCGCCCTCTGGTTGCGCCAGCATGAGAATCCGGCCAATCCCCGCGTCCACGAAGAGACCACCGGGCCGGAGATCTGGCGGCAGACCGGCGGGCGGGTGGACCTGGTGGTGGCGGGGGTCGGTACCGGGGGGACGATCACCGGGGTGGGCCGCTTCCTTAAGCGCTGCCGGCCGGCGGTGCGGCTGGTGGCGGTGGAGCCGGCCGCGTCGGCGGTGCTCTCCGGCCGCCCGCGCGGGCCCCACCGGATTCAGGGCATCGGGGCCGGCTTCGTGCCGGCGGTGCTGGACACCGGCCTGCTGGATGAGGTGGTGGCGGTCGAGGACGAGGCGGCCTGGGAAGCGGCCCGCCGGCTGGCCCGGCGCGAGGGCATCCTGGCCGGCCTCTCCTCGGGCGCGGCCTATGTGGCGGCGGAACGGGTCCTCAACCGCGACCCGCGGCCGGGTTCGGTTTGTGTGGTCATCTTTCCCGACTCGGGTGAACGGTACCTGTCCCTGGGACTGTACCGGCCGTCTCCGGAGTAA
- a CDS encoding protein of unknown function (Evidence 5 : Unknown function) gives MVAMAETVLARIDVIRAFMRERQWGERELAQHMGLAHSYVNRVLARKRRPGPKFIAGIIRLGLTWDEAFYIGEDAEPERAEP, from the coding sequence ATGGTGGCCATGGCGGAGACGGTGCTGGCCCGGATTGACGTCATCCGGGCCTTCATGCGCGAGCGGCAGTGGGGGGAACGGGAGCTGGCCCAGCACATGGGATTGGCCCATTCCTATGTGAACCGGGTCCTGGCCCGCAAGCGGCGGCCGGGGCCCAAGTTCATCGCCGGCATCATCCGGCTGGGTCTGACCTGGGACGAAGCCTTTTACATCGGCGAGGATGCCGAGCCGGAACGGGCGGAGCCCTGA
- a CDS encoding Usp domain-containing protein: MRILLATDGSEGAIDAARWVGEHFTEQDQITVVLVSRPTAETAVSVIGYGITEETWEEVEKANRRVALAQLDQTIKILEDAGLRAESVHLEGLPVDELVRYARTHEVDLIVMGNRGRSLLAGLVLGSVSLGVLTHAPCPVLVVPPRHHPPE; encoded by the coding sequence ATGCGCATACTGCTGGCAACCGACGGATCGGAGGGGGCTATTGATGCCGCCCGCTGGGTCGGGGAACACTTCACCGAGCAGGATCAGATCACCGTGGTGCTGGTCAGCCGTCCGACGGCGGAGACGGCCGTCAGCGTCATCGGATACGGCATTACCGAGGAGACGTGGGAGGAGGTGGAAAAGGCCAACCGGCGGGTGGCACTGGCGCAGCTGGACCAGACGATCAAGATCCTGGAGGACGCCGGCCTGCGGGCGGAGAGCGTGCACCTGGAAGGCCTGCCCGTCGATGAGCTGGTACGGTACGCCCGCACCCACGAGGTGGACCTCATCGTGATGGGCAACCGCGGGCGCAGCCTCCTGGCCGGTCTGGTGCTGGGCAGCGTCTCCCTGGGTGTCCTTACCCATGCCCCCTGTCCGGTGCTGGTGGTGCCGCCCCGCCATCATCCGCCGGAGTAG
- a CDS encoding protein of unknown function (Evidence 5 : Unknown function), protein MPRLFFAAAVPAALAAEIAALQQHLRRRGYRGSFPDPAGLHLTFAFLGEVPEQHIPALTRLLEATAAATPPSALWLSRWGRFGPPGEPHVLWVGPGRVPGSCGGCSGSWRRGRRR, encoded by the coding sequence ATGCCGCGCCTGTTTTTTGCCGCTGCCGTGCCGGCCGCCCTGGCCGCCGAGATCGCCGCCCTGCAACAGCATCTGCGCCGGCGGGGCTACCGCGGCAGCTTCCCGGATCCGGCCGGCTTGCACCTCACCTTCGCCTTTCTGGGCGAGGTCCCGGAGCAGCACATTCCCGCCCTCACCCGCCTGCTGGAGGCCACCGCTGCCGCCACCCCGCCCTCCGCCCTCTGGCTGAGCCGCTGGGGCCGCTTCGGCCCCCCCGGAGAGCCCCATGTGCTCTGGGTGGGCCCCGGCCGGGTGCCGGGGTCCTGCGGGGGCTGCAGCGGCAGCTGGAGGCGGGGGCGGCGGCGATAA
- a CDS encoding protein of unknown function (Evidence 5 : Unknown function), whose product MFRVAQWLEAAGVLKAPLRSRVTGSCERRRWVIFRGRDAQCWALPEEAGPPPAAADTADLAVLVDQMGEAGVRDLFWMPGHLLEGGRLMPLLARARQAGLVNHVLLEDLLLPGTLLRALRRARVGEVLVPWPGEELPGPKLPGEWTRQVLRMAGEGLPVTILFPLIPATAGGLADLYRALIALPVVRLLAVHPPLAGTAGPEGTGAVGTAIRETLGVLLSQTGPRPVPDLVLWGNGADVAVAAEAAPAAVARLPRWNQADGLVVEASGLVHPWDLPEVVYGSLWAVPLAELWERPEDSHAWALSQRAVLLPEPCRACAWERVCGGNSRGRALAAGRPWGMDPACYLGPEERHRAVELPPALPGPWQEIPPRVWQALRQVYPSLAEKAAEGARVVHRLRHRDEVLWGMMGSEERFVEELYRLLSGSGDEIARLLTFARRLGEDEPGAVYDLGAWALFLARGGAFLPSWLHNPITRTGLLHAPWLCWRLPEHLCGRHDDATARKRLAWLERYLSREGPAPFGELSVAMWLSALDAAAAARPLSRLEETWDAVLKVVWPFELLLPYV is encoded by the coding sequence ATGTTCCGGGTGGCGCAATGGCTCGAAGCGGCAGGTGTGCTGAAGGCCCCGCTGCGGTCCCGGGTGACCGGGTCCTGCGAGCGGCGGCGCTGGGTCATCTTCCGGGGCCGTGACGCGCAATGCTGGGCACTGCCGGAAGAGGCGGGACCGCCCCCCGCCGCCGCCGACACTGCCGACCTGGCGGTGCTGGTGGACCAGATGGGAGAGGCGGGGGTACGCGACCTCTTCTGGATGCCGGGCCACCTGCTGGAAGGCGGCCGGCTGATGCCCCTGCTGGCGCGCGCCCGCCAGGCGGGCCTGGTCAACCACGTGCTGCTTGAGGACCTGCTGCTGCCCGGCACCCTCCTGCGGGCCCTGCGGCGGGCCCGGGTGGGGGAGGTCCTCGTGCCCTGGCCGGGGGAGGAACTCCCGGGCCCGAAGCTGCCCGGCGAGTGGACCCGGCAGGTGCTGCGGATGGCAGGCGAAGGCCTGCCGGTCACCATCCTCTTCCCGTTGATCCCTGCCACGGCTGGCGGGCTGGCGGACCTCTACCGGGCCCTCATCGCCCTGCCGGTGGTCCGGCTGCTGGCGGTGCACCCGCCCCTGGCCGGGACCGCCGGCCCGGAGGGCACAGGGGCGGTGGGAACGGCCATCCGGGAGACGCTGGGGGTGCTCCTGAGCCAGACCGGTCCCCGGCCGGTGCCCGACCTGGTGTTGTGGGGAAACGGCGCCGATGTGGCGGTGGCCGCGGAGGCGGCCCCGGCCGCAGTGGCCCGCCTCCCGCGCTGGAACCAGGCGGATGGGCTGGTGGTGGAAGCCAGCGGGCTGGTGCATCCCTGGGACCTCCCGGAAGTGGTCTACGGGTCGTTGTGGGCCGTGCCCCTGGCCGAGCTGTGGGAACGCCCGGAGGACAGCCACGCCTGGGCCTTGAGCCAGCGGGCGGTGCTGCTGCCGGAACCCTGCCGGGCCTGCGCCTGGGAACGCGTCTGCGGCGGCAACTCCCGGGGCCGGGCGCTGGCGGCCGGACGGCCGTGGGGCATGGATCCTGCCTGTTACCTGGGACCGGAGGAACGGCACCGGGCCGTAGAGCTGCCGCCGGCCCTCCCGGGTCCCTGGCAGGAAATCCCGCCGCGGGTGTGGCAGGCCCTGCGGCAGGTCTATCCCTCCCTGGCCGAAAAAGCGGCTGAAGGGGCGCGGGTGGTACATCGCCTCCGGCACCGGGACGAGGTACTGTGGGGCATGATGGGCTCGGAGGAGCGCTTTGTGGAGGAGCTTTACCGGCTCCTGAGCGGAAGCGGGGACGAGATTGCCCGCCTGCTCACCTTTGCCCGCCGTCTCGGGGAGGACGAGCCGGGGGCGGTCTACGACCTGGGCGCCTGGGCGTTGTTCCTGGCCCGCGGGGGAGCCTTCCTGCCCTCGTGGCTGCACAATCCCATCACCCGCACCGGCCTGCTGCATGCTCCCTGGCTATGCTGGCGGCTGCCGGAGCACCTATGCGGGCGGCACGACGATGCCACCGCTCGCAAGCGCCTGGCCTGGCTGGAGCGGTATCTGAGCCGGGAAGGCCCGGCTCCCTTCGGGGAGCTTTCGGTGGCGATGTGGCTGAGCGCCCTGGATGCCGCGGCCGCCGCCCGGCCCTTAAGCCGGCTGGAGGAGACCTGGGACGCGGTGTTGAAGGTGGTGTGGCCCTTCGAACTGCTGCTGCCTTATGTCTAG
- a CDS encoding Histidine kinase encodes MSIEGANARKGDSDSRQTAGSAPPSAVGGLAPAEAESSLNRLARTRRWVAGVSLVLLPLIILAAHTLWPTALASTQGAATVASILALLGSGYTLLMFRLIDRQQRTLEESHECIRAQRDRLDALREATYTLSTIFDLDAVLQAVVDTARGLIGARYAALGIVDRAALESGDPDAPLLKSIYISGLTPEEQERIGSLPEGKGILGLVIREARTIRLDRLQDHPASVGFPPNHPPMESFLGVPMVYRDRVVGNLYLTEKAGGFTLEDQQTAELFARQAAVMVAHAELSAQVKEAGMLSERNRIAMELHDGVLQSLYGIRLNLENLLDTEPMAPAVERGVTVAIDTLSQCMSEIRFFIQDLKGARIDFADAIQDLVRRLNPMNRPVRVVAPRHPRPPGELPVPFTRTVLLHIQEALSNALHYAEAADIRVSWYWTARCLTVSVADNGRGFDPDAPRDPTHQGLTNMRDRARALGGQVVIASRPGKGTLVRIRVPLPSASLTVGPLPGPEA; translated from the coding sequence ATGAGCATCGAGGGCGCCAACGCACGCAAGGGGGACAGTGACAGCCGGCAAACGGCCGGCAGCGCGCCGCCGTCAGCCGTGGGGGGGCTGGCGCCGGCAGAGGCGGAGTCCTCCCTTAACCGGCTGGCCCGGACCCGCCGCTGGGTGGCGGGAGTCTCCCTGGTGCTGCTGCCCCTCATCATCCTGGCCGCCCATACCCTGTGGCCGACCGCCCTCGCCTCCACCCAAGGCGCCGCTACCGTGGCATCCATCCTGGCCCTCCTGGGATCCGGCTACACCCTGCTCATGTTCCGCCTTATCGACCGCCAGCAGCGCACGCTGGAGGAAAGCCACGAATGCATCCGGGCCCAGCGCGACCGGCTGGATGCCCTGCGGGAGGCCACCTACACCCTTTCCACCATCTTTGACCTGGATGCCGTGCTGCAGGCGGTGGTGGACACCGCCCGCGGCCTCATCGGCGCCCGCTATGCGGCCCTCGGCATTGTCGATCGGGCGGCCCTGGAAAGCGGCGATCCCGATGCCCCTCTCCTCAAGTCCATCTACATCTCCGGCCTGACGCCGGAGGAGCAGGAGCGCATCGGCTCCCTCCCTGAGGGCAAGGGCATCCTGGGCCTGGTGATCCGCGAGGCGCGTACCATCCGCCTGGACCGCCTGCAGGACCATCCGGCCTCGGTCGGCTTCCCCCCCAACCACCCGCCCATGGAATCCTTTCTGGGGGTGCCAATGGTCTACCGGGATCGGGTGGTCGGCAACCTCTACCTAACCGAAAAGGCGGGCGGCTTCACCCTGGAGGACCAGCAGACGGCGGAACTGTTCGCCCGCCAGGCGGCGGTGATGGTGGCCCACGCCGAGCTGAGCGCCCAGGTCAAGGAGGCCGGCATGTTGAGCGAGCGCAACCGCATCGCCATGGAGCTGCATGACGGGGTGCTGCAGTCCCTCTACGGGATCCGCCTCAACCTGGAGAACCTGCTCGATACCGAACCCATGGCGCCGGCGGTGGAGCGCGGGGTGACGGTGGCCATCGACACCTTGAGCCAATGCATGAGCGAGATCCGGTTCTTCATCCAGGACCTGAAGGGTGCCCGCATCGACTTCGCCGATGCCATCCAGGACCTGGTCCGCCGCCTCAATCCGATGAACCGTCCCGTGCGGGTGGTGGCCCCCCGCCATCCCCGTCCGCCCGGCGAACTGCCGGTCCCCTTCACCCGCACCGTCCTGCTCCATATCCAGGAAGCCCTGTCCAACGCGCTGCACTACGCCGAGGCCGCCGACATCCGGGTGTCCTGGTACTGGACCGCCCGCTGCCTCACGGTGTCGGTGGCCGACAACGGCCGCGGTTTCGACCCCGATGCCCCCCGCGATCCCACCCATCAGGGCCTGACCAACATGCGGGACCGCGCCCGGGCTCTCGGCGGCCAGGTGGTTATCGCCAGCCGGCCCGGGAAGGGCACCCTGGTGCGGATCCGGGTGCCCCTCCCCTCCGCCTCCCTGACGGTGGGACCGCTGCCGGGACCGGAAGCATGA
- a CDS encoding protein of unknown function (Evidence 5 : Unknown function) translates to MAQWEWLRERLEAELWDDVVVWVAGEDPAAPAWLEEMATLHPALRVIRAARVPGAEPPWAWFPRARVEYALAYPEEEPRVRFVGRPQGMELDLLVEEILAFSRHRRLLDPAAADAARAWQGPHRLAVLTTPDCPQCSRTVRTAHALAREAAETVAWEVDLDAHPDLLRRLDIRGVPVTFADDLRRDGPVPEWILAQLVAGLDRPVRS, encoded by the coding sequence ATGGCGCAATGGGAATGGCTCCGGGAGCGCCTGGAAGCCGAACTCTGGGATGATGTGGTAGTGTGGGTGGCCGGCGAGGACCCGGCGGCACCGGCCTGGCTGGAGGAGATGGCCACCCTGCATCCGGCCTTGCGCGTCATCCGCGCCGCCCGGGTGCCGGGAGCGGAGCCGCCCTGGGCCTGGTTCCCCCGGGCCCGCGTCGAATATGCCCTGGCTTATCCGGAAGAGGAGCCGCGGGTGCGGTTTGTGGGCCGCCCGCAGGGCATGGAGCTGGACCTGCTGGTGGAGGAAATCCTGGCCTTTTCCCGGCACCGGCGGCTGTTGGACCCGGCGGCCGCGGACGCGGCCCGTGCCTGGCAGGGGCCGCACCGGCTGGCCGTGCTGACCACCCCCGACTGCCCGCAATGCAGCCGCACCGTCCGCACCGCCCATGCCCTGGCCCGGGAGGCGGCGGAGACGGTGGCCTGGGAGGTGGACCTGGATGCCCATCCCGACCTGCTCCGCCGGCTGGACATCCGGGGGGTGCCGGTGACCTTCGCCGACGACCTGCGGCGGGACGGGCCGGTGCCGGAATGGATCCTGGCCCAACTGGTGGCGGGGCTGGACCGACCGGTCCGGTCCTGA